A stretch of the Romboutsia lituseburensis genome encodes the following:
- a CDS encoding ABC transporter ATP-binding protein — protein sequence MNLLEVKSISKTYGSGEAAVHALKDANFSVPKGEFVAVIGESGSGKSTLLNMVGGLDTPTSGKVFIDGNDIFEMKDSSLTIFRRRNIGFIFQSFNLIPELTVEQNIIFPVLLDYQKPDKKYLEELLTVLNLKERRNHLPSQLSGGQQQRVAIGRALITRPSIILADEPTGNLDTQNSSEVIALLKEAAKKYEQTIILITHSRSIAQTADRILQVSDGVLTDFGRC from the coding sequence ATGAATTTATTAGAAGTTAAATCAATTTCTAAAACATATGGTAGTGGTGAGGCTGCCGTACATGCATTAAAAGACGCCAATTTTTCCGTCCCTAAAGGCGAGTTTGTAGCAGTCATCGGAGAATCAGGATCTGGCAAAAGTACACTTTTGAATATGGTAGGTGGACTTGATACTCCTACTTCTGGAAAGGTGTTTATTGATGGAAATGATATTTTTGAAATGAAAGATAGTAGCTTAACAATATTTCGTCGTAGGAACATTGGATTTATTTTTCAAAGTTTTAATTTAATTCCAGAATTAACAGTTGAGCAAAATATTATATTTCCTGTATTACTTGACTACCAGAAACCAGATAAAAAATATCTGGAAGAATTACTTACAGTACTTAATTTGAAAGAACGTCGCAATCATTTACCAAGTCAATTATCTGGTGGTCAACAGCAACGTGTAGCAATAGGGCGCGCTTTAATTACACGACCATCGATTATACTTGCGGATGAGCCAACAGGTAATTTAGATACGCAAAATAGCAGTGAAGTAATTGCATTACTAAAAGAGGCAGCGAAAAAGTATGAACAGACTATTATTCTGATTACACATAGCCGAAGTATAGCTCAGACTGCAGACAGAATACTGCAAGTTTCAGACGGTGTACTGACTGATTTTGGGAGGTGCTAA